A DNA window from Mytilus edulis chromosome 14, xbMytEdul2.2, whole genome shotgun sequence contains the following coding sequences:
- the LOC139504180 gene encoding peptidyl-prolyl cis-trans isomerase FKBP2-like gives MSSFCSAASKDGKNGSSKNKPKRKEMKIETLKKVECADDKSAQLGSVVHFHYKLSVEGHPEIIESTYENGNNAQDKGVVHMLTKGVTLKGLVKGIPGMCVGEIRRLTIPSHMAFGSKGNDRFPPGATVIYEIELLDAKPADEVLQRFTRADLNEDGVLDVTELEAVMSIAMKDGNFPMADDPAIMEGMLNELFQFADKNKDGGISTDEFRTMLKLQNNLGGKRTKPKQEL, from the exons atgtcgtctT TTTGTTCGGCTGCAAGTAAAGATGGTAAAAATGGTAGCTCTAAGAACAAACCAAAGCGtaaagaaatgaaaattgaaacttTGAAGAAGGTTGAATGCGCAGACGACAAATCAGCACAGTTGGGAAGTGTCgtacattttcattataaattgtCAGTTGAAGGTCATCCAGAAATAATAGAGTCCAC GTACGAAAATGGAAACAATGCTCAAGATAAAGGCGTTGTACATATGCTGACTAAAGGAGTGACCCTGAAGGGGCTGGTAAAAGGGATCCCTGGAATGTGTGTGGGAGAAATAAGAAGACTGACGATTCCATCACATATGGCGTTTGGTTCTAAGGGAAATG ACCGTTTCCCACCTGGAGCCACTGTGATTTATGAAATAGAGTTACTTGACGCCAAGCCAGCTGATGAAGTTCTACAAAGATTTACACGCGCTGATCTCAATGAAGATGGTGTTTTGGATGTAACAGAG TTGGAAGCTGTAATGAGCATTGCTATGAAGGATGGTAATTTTCCAATGGCAGATGATCCAGCAATAATGGAAGGGATGTTGAATGAACTATTTCAATTCGCCGACAAAAACAAAGATGGCGGCATTAGCACGGATGAGTTTAGGACAATgcttaaattacaaaataatttagGTGGTAAAAGAACCAAGCCAAAGCAAGAactgtaa